A DNA window from Camelina sativa cultivar DH55 chromosome 13, Cs, whole genome shotgun sequence contains the following coding sequences:
- the LOC104736425 gene encoding uncharacterized protein LOC104736425 has product MVKLATAREIRTYGPRLGRSRAEYINAGLYLFATVVLIGGFTATGFSWEPRSGLVLILLALVLIAAVNVHDLVAHLAGIDYRLNLMEYDLQLGLVEFAVPLVQITGSIVFFLGIFFVFHQAEKKLGYSGKEKHTLNLLIAGPLLWVIGSLHNSCQIYERADSHVQILQQCVHIPFLVGSLLFLVSAVLNSLDLSGSSHSGLKLLGERWIWLGISGAICFFVGGLMNVVKVFNFVQITGLRLEKLRGGAQDRLLEEREGYLPLVAEEERIRKMEADEASRAKPRTHLISKAGEGTGAAETVVTSSPTPYKDVLVRHS; this is encoded by the exons ATGGTGAAACTCGCGACGGCGCGTGAGATTAGAACGTACGGCCCTCGGCTCGGGAGGAGCAGAGCCGAGTACATCAACGCAGGTCTATACTTGTTCGCCACCGTGGTTCTCATTGGTGGTTTCACGGCGACAGGATTCTCGTGGGAACCAAGATCTGGCCTCGTCCTTATTCTCTTGGCTCTCGTTCTTATAGCCGCCGTTAATGTTCATGATCTTGTGGCTCATCTAGCTGGAATTGATTACCG ATTAAACTTAATGGAGTATGATTTGCAACTGGGTCTAGTGGAATTTGCAGTCCCTCTGGTTCAGATAACGGGTTCGATAGTCTTCTTCTTGGGAATCTTTTTCGTTTTCCATCAG GCTGAGAAAAAACTTGGATACAGTGGAAAAGAGAAGCACACATTAAACTTGCTTATTGCGGGTCCGCTACTTTGGGTGATAGGATCGCTTCACAACTCATGCCAGATCTACGAGAGAGCAGACAGTCATGTCCAAATTCTTCAGCAATGTGTTCACATCCCTTTCTTGGTTGGATCCCTTCTATTCTTGGTTTCCGCAGTTCTGAATAGCCTCGACCTATCCGGCTCATCACATAGTGGCTTGAAGCTTCTT GGGGAAAGATGGATCTGGCTTGGGATTTCCGGggcaatatgtttttttgtgggAGGATTGATGAACGTTGTTAAGGTTTTTAACTTCGTTCAGATCACTGGCCTTCGCCTCGAGAAACTACGAGGCGGAGCACAAGACCGGCTTCtcgaagagagagaaggatatCTCCCTCTTGttgctgaagaagaaagaataaggAAAATGGAAGCTGACGAAGCTAGTAGAGCTAAACCACGGACCCATTTAATTTCCAAGGCCGGAGAGGGAACTGGAGCTGCTGAGACCGTAGTGACATCTTCTCCGACACCATACAAGGATGTTCTCGTCCGACACAGCTGA